Proteins from a single region of Macaca fascicularis isolate 582-1 chromosome 5, T2T-MFA8v1.1:
- the LOC141410361 gene encoding uncharacterized protein isoform X2, whose protein sequence is MPPRPPPPGASSSHAPSRFALARSRRRGPALGPQKGRRARRRRRRTYRARLARAAGSLPGSSRRVRPSRAHTAPGQIQRSRARGRGAPPRERGAGAGGAGAGRGRECYNFLPCPPPAARPRDAGGEGAGAPMSSLSFSPPRSPSPRPPALPASSKAADQAGPEFSGSAREREDRGGEGGGRREGPGEEAPGTPGPGAASRTVIVRRGTRRAECARARARTRVRVCVCVCVCVCVRECARERRKGEEPTMRFPRCRSRESPITGRAGPGCDHL, encoded by the coding sequence ATGCCCCCGCGCCCGCCGCCTCCCGGGGCCAGTAGCAGCCACGCGCCGTCCCGGTTCGCGCTCGCCCGCTCCCGGCGCCGCGGCCCGGCACTAGGACCCCAGAAAGGAAGGAGGGCGCGCCGGCGGCGGCGCCGCACTTACCGCGCTCGGCTCGCCCGCGCCGCCGGCTCGCTCCCCGGCAGCAGCCGCCGCGTCCGCCCGAGCCGCGCGCACACCGCGCCGGGCCAAATTCAAAGGAGCCGGGCGCGGGGGAGGGGGGCCCCGCCGAGGGAGCGGGGAGCGGGCgccggcggggcgggggcggggagggggcgcgAGTGTTACAACTTCCTTCCCTGCCCGCCCCCGGCCGCGCGGCCCCGGGACGCGGGAGGGGAGGGCGCTGGCGCGCCAATGAgttcactttctttctctcccccgCGCTCCCCCTCTCCCCGCCCGCCGGCCCTTCCAGCCTCCTCCAAGGCGGCGGACCAGGCCGGGCCGGAGTTTTCGGGCTCGGCCCGCGAGCGGGAGGACCGGGGAGGCGAGGGAGGAGGAAGGCGAGAAGGGCCAGGTGAGGAGGCCCCCGGGACGCCCGGCCCGGGAGCGGCATCCAGGACCGTAATTGTGCGGAGGGGGACGCGCCGGGCCGAGTGTGCCCGAGCCCGGGCGCGTACacgtgtccgtgtgtgtgtgtgtgtgtgtgtgtgtgtgtgtgtgcgggagTGTgcgagggagaggaggaaaggagaggagccTACCATGCGCTTCCCCCGGTGCAGATCGCGGGAGAGCCCAATCACGGGGCGAGCTGGACCTGGCTGTGATCATTTATAA
- the LOC141410361 gene encoding uncharacterized protein isoform X1 — MPPRPPPPGASSSHAPSRFALARSRRRGPALGPQKGRRARRRRRRTYRARLARAAGSLPGSSRRVRPSRAHTAPGQIQRSRARGRGAPPRERGAGAGGAGAGRGRECYNFLPCPPPAARPRDAGGEGAGAPMSSLSFSPPRSPSPRPPALPASSKAADQAGPEFSGSAREREDRGGEGGGRREGPDRGRAQSRGELDLAVIIYNP; from the exons ATGCCCCCGCGCCCGCCGCCTCCCGGGGCCAGTAGCAGCCACGCGCCGTCCCGGTTCGCGCTCGCCCGCTCCCGGCGCCGCGGCCCGGCACTAGGACCCCAGAAAGGAAGGAGGGCGCGCCGGCGGCGGCGCCGCACTTACCGCGCTCGGCTCGCCCGCGCCGCCGGCTCGCTCCCCGGCAGCAGCCGCCGCGTCCGCCCGAGCCGCGCGCACACCGCGCCGGGCCAAATTCAAAGGAGCCGGGCGCGGGGGAGGGGGGCCCCGCCGAGGGAGCGGGGAGCGGGCgccggcggggcgggggcggggagggggcgcgAGTGTTACAACTTCCTTCCCTGCCCGCCCCCGGCCGCGCGGCCCCGGGACGCGGGAGGGGAGGGCGCTGGCGCGCCAATGAgttcactttctttctctcccccgCGCTCCCCCTCTCCCCGCCCGCCGGCCCTTCCAGCCTCCTCCAAGGCGGCGGACCAGGCCGGGCCGGAGTTTTCGGGCTCGGCCCGCGAGCGGGAGGACCGGGGAGGCGAGGGAGGAGGAAGGCGAGAAGGGCCAG ATCGCGGGAGAGCCCAATCACGGGGCGAGCTGGACCTGGCTGTGATCATTTATAATCCTTGA